In one Bradyrhizobium sp. 4 genomic region, the following are encoded:
- a CDS encoding polyamine ABC transporter substrate-binding protein, translated as MNRRQFVNGVTAAGALFLGAAPFVASSRARAAERITLANWGGSTDDFMKEYWIKPFTSETGIAVDTVAGPDFAKALAQVQSNNIQWDLLDTGGGQAYQGGQLGLWEQIDTKIVDPARFVQSPPSFAVPTAIYALGIAYDPSRTKDPARTFPQLWDVKSFPGRRTLMGTGGAPCLEVPLLADGVAPSQMYPLDLDRAFKALDRIKPNVVKFWTATAECISLIQRNEADYSTAWLNRVKLAKAAGISIDFSFAQCINLTGYFTVLKGTKHKEAAMRFLDFITRPEQQAALANKLGAVPVTKGAEQKIDAEARRWLPDLNNPNSLFVDNKYWADRYQELSNSYKEWSLR; from the coding sequence GTGAACCGCCGGCAATTTGTGAATGGTGTGACTGCTGCTGGAGCTCTGTTTCTAGGGGCTGCTCCCTTCGTCGCGTCCAGCCGGGCCCGCGCCGCCGAGAGAATTACGCTCGCGAACTGGGGCGGAAGCACTGACGACTTCATGAAGGAATACTGGATCAAGCCCTTTACGTCGGAGACCGGTATCGCCGTGGACACTGTCGCTGGCCCAGACTTTGCGAAAGCACTGGCCCAGGTCCAGAGTAACAACATTCAGTGGGACTTGTTAGATACCGGAGGAGGCCAGGCTTATCAGGGCGGACAATTGGGCCTTTGGGAGCAAATCGATACCAAGATAGTTGATCCCGCGCGCTTTGTTCAGAGCCCGCCCTCTTTTGCCGTGCCCACAGCTATCTATGCCCTTGGCATCGCGTATGATCCGAGCCGGACGAAGGATCCGGCGAGAACCTTTCCGCAGTTGTGGGACGTCAAGAGTTTTCCAGGGCGCCGCACCTTGATGGGCACCGGAGGCGCTCCGTGTCTAGAAGTACCACTGCTTGCGGACGGAGTGGCGCCGAGCCAGATGTACCCGCTCGATCTCGATCGCGCTTTCAAGGCGCTGGACCGCATCAAGCCGAACGTCGTAAAGTTTTGGACGGCAACTGCCGAGTGCATTTCGCTCATTCAGAGAAACGAAGCTGACTACTCCACCGCTTGGCTAAATCGGGTGAAGTTAGCGAAGGCGGCGGGCATTTCAATCGACTTCTCCTTCGCCCAGTGCATAAATTTGACTGGCTATTTCACCGTGCTCAAGGGCACAAAGCACAAGGAGGCGGCGATGCGTTTCCTTGATTTCATTACCAGGCCAGAACAGCAGGCCGCGTTGGCCAACAAGCTTGGCGCGGTTCCAGTGACGAAGGGAGCCGAGCAAAAGATTGACGCAGAGGCGCGGCGCTGGCTTCCTGATTTAAACAATCCTAATAGCCTATTTGTCGACAACAAGTATTGGGCCGATAGATATCAGGAGCTCAGTAACAGTTACAAGGAATGGAGCCTGCGGTAG